The DNA region CATCCTGGCGTCCTTCTTCGCCGAACTCCCCTGGGAGCTCGAAGAAGCCGCGCGGATCGACGGCGCGTCGCGGTTCCAGGCGTTCCGCCTGATCATGCTGCCGCTGGCCGCGCCCGCCGTGTTCACCACCGCCATCCTGGCCTTCATCGCCGCGGTGAACGAATACCTGCTGGCACGCCTGCTCTCCAGCGACAAGACCGAACCGGTGACCGTCGCGGTCGCCCGCTTCTCGGGTAACAACCCGCTGGTCCAGCCGTACACCGCGATCATGGCGGCGGGCACCATCGTCACCATCCCACTGGTCATCATGGTGCTGTTGTTCCAGCGCCGCATCATCTCCGGCCTCACCGCGGGCGGCGTCAAGAGCTAGTCAATTGCACGGGCGCGGCGGGACCGTCGATTAACATAGGTCCCGCCGCGGCCGGTGCCGCGGGCTTTCTGTGTGCTCCCCACCCGGGTGGGGTCGATCCGCGCTTTGTCGACGCTCCGGAAGGAGATGCTCGTGAGCTCGTCCCACAGCCGGCACGGCGGAGAACCGGAAGCGTCCCCCACCATGGCCGAGTGGAACGAGCTGGCGGCCGGCGCGACCCGCCGGCAGCGGAACCCCTCGCCCGGTCGCCCGCGCCGGCGCACCAGACCGCCCGCCGACCCCGACCGCCCCGTCACCCCACCGTCGACGCACCGCACCCGCGGGCAACGCATCCGGCGGCTGGCCCTGGCCCTGGTCCTGGTGCTGGTGGTCATGCCGACCACGCTGCTCGGCATCGCCTACTGGAGCGCCGAGATCCCGGACCCGAACGCGGTGCAGACCAACCAGATCGCCACCATCCTCGCCTCCGACGGCAATACTGTGATCGCGAAGGTCGTTCCGCCGGAGGGCAACCGGGTGCCGGTGCCGCTGTCCGATGTCCCGCTACCGGTGCGCCAGGCCGTGCTCTCCGCCGAGGACCGCAACTTCTACACCAATCCCGGCTACTCCACCACGGCGTTCCTGCGCGCGGCCCGCGACAACCTGCTCGGCCGTGACGACGCGGGCGGCGGCTCCACCATCACCCAGCAATATGTGAAGAACGCCTTCCTGAGTTCGGAACGCACGCTGAGCCGGAAGATGCGCGAACTCATCATCTCCGCCAAGATGGCCCGCGAATGGAGCAAGGACGACATCCTCGCCGCCTACCTCAACACCATCTATTACGGTCGCGGCGCGTACGGCATCGCGGCCGCTGCCAAGGCCTACTTCGGCAAACCCGCCCCGGAACTGAGCCCGGCCGAGGGCGCGGTGCTGGCCTCGGTGATCCGCACCCCCTCGCTGCTGGATCCGGAGAACCACCTCGAACAGTTGCGCGCCCGCTGGACCTACGTGCTCGACGGCATGGTCGAGATGGGCACCCTGACCCGCGACGACCGCGCCGCCACCCAGTTCCCGGTCATCATCCCGGCCGCGGCGGTCGACGACAGCACCCCGCACGGCCCCGAGGGGCTGATCCGCACCCAGGTGCTGCGCGAACTGCGCGCCTCGGGCATCAGCGAGCGCGAAGTGAATACCGGTGCGCTGCAGATCTTCACGACCATCGACGCCAAGGCCCAGCAGGGCGCGCTGACCGCGGTCGGCAACGCGATGGGCGGGCAGCCGGGCGAACTACGCTCGGCGGTGGTGTCGATCGATCCGCGGTCGGGCGCGGTGCGCGCCTACTACGGCGGACCCGACGGCATCGGCTTCGACTTCGCGCAGGCCCCGCTGCAAACCGGTTCCGCCTTCAAGACTTTCGCGGTACTGGCGGCGCTGGAACAGGGAATTCCACTGACCTACCAGCTCGACAGCGCGCCGCTGACGGTGAACGGCCAGAAGATCCAGAACGTGGGCGGCGAATCCTGCGGCACCTGCTCGCTGGGCGAGGCGTTCAAACGCTCGCTCAACACCAGCTTCTACCGGCTGTCGGGAACCCTGTTCGAGGGCCCGAAGGCGATCGCGAACGCGGCCCATCAGGCCGGCATCCCGGACCAGATTCCCGGCGTGCCCGGCAAGACGCTGGCCGAGGAGGGCGGCAGCCCGCCGCTGCCCGCCATCGTGCTGGGCGCCTACTCGGTGCGCCCGATCGACATGGCCTCGGCGTACGCCACCCTGGCCGCCTCCGGCACTTACCGCGCACCCTATTTCGTGCAGAAGGTGGTGACCGGCGACGGCCGGGTGCTGCTCGACCGCGACGCCGCGCCCGGCAAGCCGGAGCAGCGTATCCAGGCCGCCGTCGCCGACGCCGTCACCCAGGCCAT from Nocardia tengchongensis includes:
- a CDS encoding transglycosylase domain-containing protein, producing the protein MAEWNELAAGATRRQRNPSPGRPRRRTRPPADPDRPVTPPSTHRTRGQRIRRLALALVLVLVVMPTTLLGIAYWSAEIPDPNAVQTNQIATILASDGNTVIAKVVPPEGNRVPVPLSDVPLPVRQAVLSAEDRNFYTNPGYSTTAFLRAARDNLLGRDDAGGGSTITQQYVKNAFLSSERTLSRKMRELIISAKMAREWSKDDILAAYLNTIYYGRGAYGIAAAAKAYFGKPAPELSPAEGAVLASVIRTPSLLDPENHLEQLRARWTYVLDGMVEMGTLTRDDRAATQFPVIIPAAAVDDSTPHGPEGLIRTQVLRELRASGISEREVNTGALQIFTTIDAKAQQGALTAVGNAMGGQPGELRSAVVSIDPRSGAVRAYYGGPDGIGFDFAQAPLQTGSAFKTFAVLAALEQGIPLTYQLDSAPLTVNGQKIQNVGGESCGTCSLGEAFKRSLNTSFYRLSGTLFEGPKAIANAAHQAGIPDQIPGVPGKTLAEEGGSPPLPAIVLGAYSVRPIDMASAYATLAASGTYRAPYFVQKVVTGDGRVLLDRDAAPGKPEQRIQAAVADAVTQAMLPIAAYSNGHALAGRPSAAKTGTTQLGETGQNKDAWMVGFTPALSTAVWVGTEQPQPIRTARGDAIYGSGMPSDVWKQTMDAALAGTPVDQFPSPEPVAGNPPANSNYDILQPPTPAPTPEPVLIIPPAPTPRQVEIFPGLNVPVPG